In one Dermatophagoides farinae isolate YC_2012a chromosome 4, ASM2471394v1, whole genome shotgun sequence genomic region, the following are encoded:
- the LOC124490827 gene encoding protein Skeletor, isoforms B/C isoform X2, which yields MDNHLSSSSSSSSSLLLLNLVTMKPLKFISTSIRSSSSSLSITFNHQKPLLLSIVSVISIIIQIIIKNMNKRQTTKTTTTTIIYGQQKQKQKFCLWPPPPPPPLPLSSSSVLSLLLIYFHFMGVFINNNVVHCQSSSNNGGQLVTDKYYGTPLGPLSPGAATGHVYASDENTIFIKGFNFDGTRNPYSYFQAGSTLLPDGTGFTVADDKGTYNQLGNYQNKDLILKLPDGRTIREIRWFSVWNRNNHLSMGHVTIPVDVDLPRPLELPGLNTLAHGVRSSPITIVDAQTILIPNFWYDGLGPAAYWWATRGPRQSPQGLRLKDEKGSVRPLRAYHGETVMLMLPDTKTVYDFDWLGIWCEDFQVDFGHVHIPQHVRVPPSPAMLGLKPEAKLNCEVFDDLRGFEMRWILDGDDIVIQLVGRMLPNEYMSIGWPRDDSRSLMIGADSLVAWIDASGKGHAKDYYISAKEPCVGQHGVCPDLNHPGATDSITLLHAAVINGFRMITVKRPQLGVDERLDQHIYSDGQQAIIWAYGPLNSRNELSYHTNHQYGNRYLDFARSPKWNCPSPDQALMQQRKWQQLIAAASNSNQTSSSASHTRDARMISESSNVTTADSFTTSATLSPLSVLNATTVDTTRHESTNVQLKPWTIPKIICPKDGILWAQMGPVGGPKRGYQARTGHKGWGVAWYINGLMIPELVLKRGTTYTFWVEGGNDHENNARRHPLYLTTSDEGGFEYKTPDERRLERVMAGVGITPNGTIYPIAEGRSCKWHLTSETNINDIDNTYPTFEDFRKTLALDCDTEGQSARLQFTPDQNTPDLIYYQCYLHRFMGWKIHIVDRCPNEPTTSESKSMPLASSSSSPSRVQVALPLVDHIILPKAKADMSGATMIIKPVKNRLQNLMFQSTKPIATATNMKPLRSSSPILKLRPKFNVVYPASIPQMAVPDFEIERTNNISPLMSSAAVASPGTFMLQNFDNLFDPFMENSKNGVVGGGSNYDSNHRMTFPISVPVLPPGVTNPYNSPFLNFHQSSTNPNLVMKKFGVRFPNNNNNNNNNNVRTTISTSQAKLYRPQSLSPVRKSSASSSSSSTTATTTTTTTMKPIKSSMSISNQSPSKSVLLQSGGFVPIVTSNGQNKYNQRISWPSLTMKSKSRNKFNNNGHLLLPDIGFGSEDILRIRPVDSMTTTTATTMTTTTTSTTTMAPPQQLPMMTTMTPPLLLKQFNHTHGHDHNLERPSNSFVDRKVFSSLEYSNGFTTQNDDTDDLDSDSKPLQILQSSASSLVPKFHHLQSSSSSSLKSNNVTIDQMILMDVMRMIARDLQQQPPPPSSSLSSSMPSHSTSSLSSLANVDIIRTRRQS from the exons ATGGacaatcatttatcatcatcatcatcatcatcatcatctttattattgttgaatttagTAACAATGAAAccattaaaattcatttccacATCcattagatcatcatcatcatcgttatcgattacattcaatcatcaaaaaccaTTGTTATTGTCAATTGTTTCTGttatatcaatcatcatacaaataatcatcaaaaatatgaataaaagacaaacaacaaaaacaacaacaacaacaataatttatggacaacaaaaacaaaaacaaaagttttgtttgtggccaccaccaccaccaccaccgttgccattatcatcatcatctgtattatcgttattattaatctatttccattttatgggcgtattcatcaataataatg TTGTCCattgtcaatcatcatcaaataatggtGGCCAATTGGTAACAGATAAATATTATGGTACACCATTAGGACCATTATCGCCTGGTGCTGCCACAGGTCATGTATATGCATCGGATGAGAATACCATATTTATCAAaggtttcaattttgatggtACACGTAATCCATATAGTTATTTTCAAGCTGGATCAACACTTTTACCTGATGGTACCGGTTTTACTGTTGCCGATGATAAAGGAAC ttACAATCAATTGGGCAATTATCAGAATAAAGATTTGATTCTTAAACTGCCTGATGGTCGTACAATTCGAGAGATACGTTGGTTTTCCGTATGGAATCGAAATAATCATCTATCAATGGGTCATGTAACCATACCAGTAGATGTGGATCTACCGCGACCATTAGAACTGCCTGGCCTGAATACATTAGCACACGGAGTTCGTTCATCACCGATAACTATTGTTGATGCACAAACCATATTGATACCGAATTTTTGGTATGACGGCCTTGGTCCAGCAGCCTATTGGTGGGCAACTCGTGGACCACGTCAATCACCACAAGGTTTACGATTGAAAGATGAAAAGGGCTCTGTACGGCCATTACGTGCTTATCATGGTGAAACTGTCATGTTAATGTTACCAGATACAAAAACCGTCTACGATTTTGATTGGTTAGGCATTTGGTGTGAAGATTTTCAGGTGGATTTTGGTCATGTTCATATACCACAACATGTACGTGTACCACCATCGCCGGCAATGTTAGGTTTGAAACCAGAAGctaaattgaattgtgaaGTTTTCGATGATCTTCGTGGTTTCGAAATGCGTTGGATCCTGGATGGCGATGATATTGTCATACAATTAGTTGGTCGTATGTTACCCAATGAATACATGTCGATAGGTTGGCCACGTGATGATAGtcgatcattgatgattggtgCCGATTCTTTAGTTGCCTGGATCGATGCATCCGGTAAAGGACATGCTAAAGATTATTATATCAGTGCCAAAGAACCATGTGTTGGACAACATGGTGTTTGTCCGGACTTGAATCATCCAGGTGCCACTGACAGTATTACATTATTACATGCAGCAGTTATTAATGGATTTCGTATGATTACCGTTAAACGGCCACAGCTTGGTGTAGATGAACGACTTGATCAACACATTTATTCCGATGGTCAACAAGCTATTATATGGGCATATGGACCATTGAATTCTCGTAATGAATTATCATATCATACTAATCACCAATATGGTAATCGATATTTAGATTTTGCTCGTTCACCAAAATGGAATTGTCCAAGTCCAGATCAGGCATTAATGCAACAACGTAAATGGCAACAGTTGATTGCTGCTGCATCAAATTCcaatcaaacatcatcatcggcgaGTCATACGAGAGATGCAAGAATGATATCGGAATCATCCAATGTTACAACGGCTGATTCGTTTACAACTTCTGCTACTCTATCACCATTATCCGTTTTGAATGCAACAACTGTAGACACAACTCGACATGAATCTACAAATGTGCAATTAAAACCATGGACAATACCGAAAATTATATGTCCAAAGGATGGTATTCTTTGGGCACAAATGGGTCCAGTAGGTGGACCAAAACGTGGTTATCAAGCAAGAACCGGCCATAAAGGTTGGGGTGTTGCCTGGTATATTAATGGATTGATGATACCTGAATTGGTATTGAAACGTGGAACTACATATACTTTCTGGGTGGAAGGCGgtaatgatcatgaaaataatgCCCGAAGACATCCACTTTATTTGACTACCAGTGATGAAGGTggatttgaatataaaacaCCCGATGAACGACGATTGGAACGTGTAATGGCTGGTGTTGGTATCACACCGAACGGTACAATATATCCAATAGCAGAAGGTCGTAGCTGTAAATGGCACCTTACATCGGAAACAAATatcaatgatattgataataCGTATCCAACATTTGAAGATTTTCGAAAAACTCTTGCTCTTGATTGTGATACTGAAGGTCAATCTGCTCGTCTTCAATTCACACCGGATCAAAATACACCTGAtcttatttattatcaatgttaTCTTCATCGATTTATGGGTTGGAAGATTCACATTGTAGATCGATGTCCAAATGAACCAACAACATCAGAATCGAAATCGATGCCATTAGCTTctagttcatcatcaccatctaGAGTTCAAGTTGCTCTACCATTGGTTGATCATATTATTTTGCCAAAAGCAAAAGCTGATATGTCAGGTGCtacaatgataattaaaCCAGTGAAAAATCGATTACAAAATCTTAtgtttcaatcaacaaaaccTATCGCTACGGCCACCAACATGAAACCATTGCGAAGTTCTTCACCAATTTTAAAACTTCGTCCAAAATTCAATGTCGTATACCCGGCTTCTATTCCACAGATGGCTGTTCcagattttgaaattgaacgtACCAATAATATAAGTCCACTAATGTCATCGGCTGCTGTTGCATCACCTGGAACATTTATGTTgcaaaattttgataatttattcgATCCATTCATGGAAAATAGCAAAAAtggtgttgttggtggtggtagtaatTATGATTCCAATCATCGAATGACATTTCCAATATCAGTGCCAGTATTGCCACCTGGTGTTACCAATCCATACAATTCACCATTtctcaattttcatcaatcatcaacaaatccaaatcttgtaatgaaaaaatttggtgTTCGATTtcccaataataataataataataacaataataatgttcgtACGACAATTAGTACTTCACAAGCAAAATTATATCGtccacaatcattatcaccgGTACGAAAATCatctgcatcatcatcatcatcatcaacaacagcaacaacgacgacgaccacAACGATGAAACcgataaaatcatcaatgtctATTTCGAATCAATCGCCATCAAAATCTGTGTTACTACAATCTGGTGGATTTGTACCGATTGTAACTTCTAATGgccaaaataaatataatcaaCGTATATCATGGCCATCATTgacaatgaaatcaaaatcaaggaataaattcaataataatggtcatcTTTTATTACCGGATATCGGTTTCGGTAGCGAAGATATTCTGCGTATTCGTCCAGTTGATTCAATGACCACGACAACGGCTACAACGATGACCACTACGACAACATCGACTACTACTATGgcaccaccacaacaattACCAATGATGACTACAATgacaccaccattattattgaaacaatttaatCATACTCATGGTCATGATCATAATTTGGAGAGACCATCAAATAGTTTTGTTGATCGTAAAGTATTTTCTTCACTTGAG tATTCAAATGGTTTCACAACACAAAATGACGATACGGATGATTTGGATTCTGATTCTAAACCATTACAgatattacaatcatcagcatcatcattggtgccaaaatttcatcatttacaatcatcatcatcatcatcattaaaatccAATAATGTAACCATTGATCAGATGATATTAATGGATGTTATGCGAATGATTGCAAGAgatttgcaacaacaaccaccaccaccatcatcatcattatcatcatcaatgccatcacattcaacatcatcgttatcatcattggccaATGTAGACATTATAAGAACACGAAGACAatcataa
- the LOC124491296 gene encoding uncharacterized protein LOC124491296, with product MSTTILLWLMFNTLMMVAMHQIPIVIHVGGDYSVATNMTGFPYKPIYGLPDHLNCAHELRKEFYECENYAKQSWLITLDEYFYPTQKFCCFVWQQMECEIPVARKCQQQQYSELIEQKTLQMFEQICQSKSFGRSSFFCWFTEDRKDICIIVAIALILMMIVGCIIGCITKRFNSSNIVGGKNLEKIGFPVKTLKQLPPPPPPSSTTTTTVVESTTTAMNIAKPPVITKTAMPTTVIELGTKGVHGTTTLKPTLHRMENIPKLTSSTKTVVKPMVEMVVARPPSATIVKPTITTVGGAESVHGTTLKQTLYSTNTIENIPKPTTSAATLVKPTVEMVPRPPSPHVTTIVEPTVEMVPRPPSPHATTIVEPTVEMVTRPPSPHATTIVEPTVEMVTRPPSPHATTIVEPTVEMVTRPPSPHATTIVEPTVEMVTRPLSPPTVEMMAMTTALESVPETIPQFSESDQPRMLTEAEYEEFLSLPEIPLNWNPVLPKVPKVKEPLKQIELSIYSKINRHHVPEIRGWKPSLSTIPEEPPTGKQRYRKLFRRTKPKKIIKSKIFGNSPPSSLSPKRSTTTVGGKPGSKLKITSPSKKTISKISGKSPSSSSMVPQQQQNMTEQPITLTYGRGKFVTQITSNVSQLPSAFNFDATKFD from the exons atGTCTACcacaatattattatggctAATGTTTAATACCTTAATGATGGTGGCTATGCATCAAATTCCAATTGTTATACATGTTGGTGGTGATTATTCTGTGGCCACTAATATGACTGGATTTCCATACAAACCAATATATGGTTTACctgatcatttgaattgtgCACATGAATTACGGAAAGAATTTtatgaatgtgaaaattaTGCAAAACAATCGTGGCTAATTACATTGGATGAATAT ttttATCCAACACAAAAATTCTGCTGTTTTGTGTGGCAACAAATGGAATGTGAAATACCGGTGGCAAGaaaatgtcaacaacaacaatatagtgaattgattgaacagAAAACATTACAAATGTTTGAACAAATTTGTCAATCAAAAAGTTTTGGCCGTTCAAGTTTTTTCTGTTGGTTTACCGAAGATAGAAAAGACATTTGTATTATTGTTGCAATCGCTCTtatcctgatgatgattgttggtTGTATAATTGGATGCATAACAAAACGTTTTAATAGTAGTAATATAGTgggtggaaaaaatttggaaaaaatcgGTTTTCCTGTCAAAACGTTAAAAcaactaccaccaccaccaccaccatcatcgacgacgacgacgacagttgttgaatcaacaacaacagcgatgAATATAGCTAAGCCGCCGGTAATAACGAAAACAGCAATGCCCACCACCGTAATAGAACTAGGAACGAAAGGTGTTCATGGAACGACGAC TTTGAAACCAACTTTGCATAGAATGGAGAATATTCCAAAACTAACATCATCGACGAAAACAGTGGTGAAACCGATGGTGGAAATGGTGGTGGCTAGGCCGCCATCGGCAACAATTGTAAAACCAACAATCACCACTGTAGGAGGAGCGGAAAGTGTTCATGGAACGAC TTTGAAACAAACTTTATATAGTACAAATACCATTGAGAATATTCCAAAACCAACAACATCGGCGGCAACATTGGTGAAACCAACGGTGGAAATGGTGCCTAGGCCGCCATCACCGCATGTGACAACAATTGTTGAACCAACGGTGGAAATGGTGCCTAGGCCGCCATCACCGCATGCGACAACAATTGTTGAACCAACGGTGGAAATGGTGACTAGGCCGCCATCGCCGCATGCGACAACAATTGTTGAACCAACGGTGGAAATGGTGACTAGGCCTCCATCACCGCATGCGACAACAATTGTTGAACCAACGGTGGAAATGGTGACTAGGCCTCCATCACCGCATGCGACAACAATTGTTGAACCAACGGTGGAAATGGTGACTAGGCCTCTATCACCGCCAACGGTGGAAATGATGGCTATGACTACAGCCTTAGAATCTGTTCCTGAAACAATTCCACAATTTTCCGAATCCGATCAACCAAGAATGTTGACAGAAGCTGaatatgaagaatttttatcattaccTGAAATTCCGCTAAATTGGAATCCAGTATTACCGAAAGTACCAAAAGTGAAGGAGCCATTAAAACAGATAGAGCTATCGATTTATAGCAAAATTAATAGACATCATGTACCGGAAATACGTGGATGGAAACCATCATTGTCGACAATACCAGAAGAACCACCAACGGGTAAACAACGATATCGAAAATTATTTAGACGaacgaaaccaaaaaaaatcataaagaGTAAAATTTTCGGAaattcaccaccatcatcattatcaccaaaaCGATCAACGACGACGGTGGGAGGTAAACCAGGATCGAAACTCAAAATCACCAgcccatcaaaaaaaaccataagTAAAATTTCGGgaaaatcaccatcatcatcatcgatggtaccacaacaacagcaaaataTGACGGAACAACCAATTACATTAACCTATGGTAGAGGCAAGTTTGTGACACAAATAACATCAAATGTTTCACAACTACCATCGGCTTTTAATTTTGATGCAAccaaatttgattaa
- the LOC124490827 gene encoding uncharacterized protein LOC124490827 isoform X1, whose protein sequence is MDNHLSSSSSSSSSLLLLNLVTMKPLKFISTSIRSSSSSLSITFNHQKPLLLSIVSVISIIIQIIIKNMNKRQTTKTTTTTIIYGQQKQKQKFCLWPPPPPPPLPLSSSSVLSLLLIYFHFMGVFINNNVVHCQSSSNNGGQLVTDKYYGTPLGPLSPGAATGHVYASDENTIFIKGFNFDGTRNPYSYFQAGSTLLPDGTGFTVADDKGTYVMIDNFFFCSVDCNRFLKINIFFQFSYNQLGNYQNKDLILKLPDGRTIREIRWFSVWNRNNHLSMGHVTIPVDVDLPRPLELPGLNTLAHGVRSSPITIVDAQTILIPNFWYDGLGPAAYWWATRGPRQSPQGLRLKDEKGSVRPLRAYHGETVMLMLPDTKTVYDFDWLGIWCEDFQVDFGHVHIPQHVRVPPSPAMLGLKPEAKLNCEVFDDLRGFEMRWILDGDDIVIQLVGRMLPNEYMSIGWPRDDSRSLMIGADSLVAWIDASGKGHAKDYYISAKEPCVGQHGVCPDLNHPGATDSITLLHAAVINGFRMITVKRPQLGVDERLDQHIYSDGQQAIIWAYGPLNSRNELSYHTNHQYGNRYLDFARSPKWNCPSPDQALMQQRKWQQLIAAASNSNQTSSSASHTRDARMISESSNVTTADSFTTSATLSPLSVLNATTVDTTRHESTNVQLKPWTIPKIICPKDGILWAQMGPVGGPKRGYQARTGHKGWGVAWYINGLMIPELVLKRGTTYTFWVEGGNDHENNARRHPLYLTTSDEGGFEYKTPDERRLERVMAGVGITPNGTIYPIAEGRSCKWHLTSETNINDIDNTYPTFEDFRKTLALDCDTEGQSARLQFTPDQNTPDLIYYQCYLHRFMGWKIHIVDRCPNEPTTSESKSMPLASSSSSPSRVQVALPLVDHIILPKAKADMSGATMIIKPVKNRLQNLMFQSTKPIATATNMKPLRSSSPILKLRPKFNVVYPASIPQMAVPDFEIERTNNISPLMSSAAVASPGTFMLQNFDNLFDPFMENSKNGVVGGGSNYDSNHRMTFPISVPVLPPGVTNPYNSPFLNFHQSSTNPNLVMKKFGVRFPNNNNNNNNNNVRTTISTSQAKLYRPQSLSPVRKSSASSSSSSTTATTTTTTTMKPIKSSMSISNQSPSKSVLLQSGGFVPIVTSNGQNKYNQRISWPSLTMKSKSRNKFNNNGHLLLPDIGFGSEDILRIRPVDSMTTTTATTMTTTTTSTTTMAPPQQLPMMTTMTPPLLLKQFNHTHGHDHNLERPSNSFVDRKVFSSLEYSNGFTTQNDDTDDLDSDSKPLQILQSSASSLVPKFHHLQSSSSSSLKSNNVTIDQMILMDVMRMIARDLQQQPPPPSSSLSSSMPSHSTSSLSSLANVDIIRTRRQS, encoded by the exons ATGGacaatcatttatcatcatcatcatcatcatcatcatctttattattgttgaatttagTAACAATGAAAccattaaaattcatttccacATCcattagatcatcatcatcatcgttatcgattacattcaatcatcaaaaaccaTTGTTATTGTCAATTGTTTCTGttatatcaatcatcatacaaataatcatcaaaaatatgaataaaagacaaacaacaaaaacaacaacaacaacaataatttatggacaacaaaaacaaaaacaaaagttttgtttgtggccaccaccaccaccaccaccgttgccattatcatcatcatctgtattatcgttattattaatctatttccattttatgggcgtattcatcaataataatg TTGTCCattgtcaatcatcatcaaataatggtGGCCAATTGGTAACAGATAAATATTATGGTACACCATTAGGACCATTATCGCCTGGTGCTGCCACAGGTCATGTATATGCATCGGATGAGAATACCATATTTATCAAaggtttcaattttgatggtACACGTAATCCATATAGTTATTTTCAAGCTGGATCAACACTTTTACCTGATGGTACCGGTTTTACTGTTGCCGATGATAAAGGAACGTATgtaatgattgataatttttttttctgttctgttgATTGTAATCGATTTCttaaaattaatattttttttcaatttagttACAATCAATTGGGCAATTATCAGAATAAAGATTTGATTCTTAAACTGCCTGATGGTCGTACAATTCGAGAGATACGTTGGTTTTCCGTATGGAATCGAAATAATCATCTATCAATGGGTCATGTAACCATACCAGTAGATGTGGATCTACCGCGACCATTAGAACTGCCTGGCCTGAATACATTAGCACACGGAGTTCGTTCATCACCGATAACTATTGTTGATGCACAAACCATATTGATACCGAATTTTTGGTATGACGGCCTTGGTCCAGCAGCCTATTGGTGGGCAACTCGTGGACCACGTCAATCACCACAAGGTTTACGATTGAAAGATGAAAAGGGCTCTGTACGGCCATTACGTGCTTATCATGGTGAAACTGTCATGTTAATGTTACCAGATACAAAAACCGTCTACGATTTTGATTGGTTAGGCATTTGGTGTGAAGATTTTCAGGTGGATTTTGGTCATGTTCATATACCACAACATGTACGTGTACCACCATCGCCGGCAATGTTAGGTTTGAAACCAGAAGctaaattgaattgtgaaGTTTTCGATGATCTTCGTGGTTTCGAAATGCGTTGGATCCTGGATGGCGATGATATTGTCATACAATTAGTTGGTCGTATGTTACCCAATGAATACATGTCGATAGGTTGGCCACGTGATGATAGtcgatcattgatgattggtgCCGATTCTTTAGTTGCCTGGATCGATGCATCCGGTAAAGGACATGCTAAAGATTATTATATCAGTGCCAAAGAACCATGTGTTGGACAACATGGTGTTTGTCCGGACTTGAATCATCCAGGTGCCACTGACAGTATTACATTATTACATGCAGCAGTTATTAATGGATTTCGTATGATTACCGTTAAACGGCCACAGCTTGGTGTAGATGAACGACTTGATCAACACATTTATTCCGATGGTCAACAAGCTATTATATGGGCATATGGACCATTGAATTCTCGTAATGAATTATCATATCATACTAATCACCAATATGGTAATCGATATTTAGATTTTGCTCGTTCACCAAAATGGAATTGTCCAAGTCCAGATCAGGCATTAATGCAACAACGTAAATGGCAACAGTTGATTGCTGCTGCATCAAATTCcaatcaaacatcatcatcggcgaGTCATACGAGAGATGCAAGAATGATATCGGAATCATCCAATGTTACAACGGCTGATTCGTTTACAACTTCTGCTACTCTATCACCATTATCCGTTTTGAATGCAACAACTGTAGACACAACTCGACATGAATCTACAAATGTGCAATTAAAACCATGGACAATACCGAAAATTATATGTCCAAAGGATGGTATTCTTTGGGCACAAATGGGTCCAGTAGGTGGACCAAAACGTGGTTATCAAGCAAGAACCGGCCATAAAGGTTGGGGTGTTGCCTGGTATATTAATGGATTGATGATACCTGAATTGGTATTGAAACGTGGAACTACATATACTTTCTGGGTGGAAGGCGgtaatgatcatgaaaataatgCCCGAAGACATCCACTTTATTTGACTACCAGTGATGAAGGTggatttgaatataaaacaCCCGATGAACGACGATTGGAACGTGTAATGGCTGGTGTTGGTATCACACCGAACGGTACAATATATCCAATAGCAGAAGGTCGTAGCTGTAAATGGCACCTTACATCGGAAACAAATatcaatgatattgataataCGTATCCAACATTTGAAGATTTTCGAAAAACTCTTGCTCTTGATTGTGATACTGAAGGTCAATCTGCTCGTCTTCAATTCACACCGGATCAAAATACACCTGAtcttatttattatcaatgttaTCTTCATCGATTTATGGGTTGGAAGATTCACATTGTAGATCGATGTCCAAATGAACCAACAACATCAGAATCGAAATCGATGCCATTAGCTTctagttcatcatcaccatctaGAGTTCAAGTTGCTCTACCATTGGTTGATCATATTATTTTGCCAAAAGCAAAAGCTGATATGTCAGGTGCtacaatgataattaaaCCAGTGAAAAATCGATTACAAAATCTTAtgtttcaatcaacaaaaccTATCGCTACGGCCACCAACATGAAACCATTGCGAAGTTCTTCACCAATTTTAAAACTTCGTCCAAAATTCAATGTCGTATACCCGGCTTCTATTCCACAGATGGCTGTTCcagattttgaaattgaacgtACCAATAATATAAGTCCACTAATGTCATCGGCTGCTGTTGCATCACCTGGAACATTTATGTTgcaaaattttgataatttattcgATCCATTCATGGAAAATAGCAAAAAtggtgttgttggtggtggtagtaatTATGATTCCAATCATCGAATGACATTTCCAATATCAGTGCCAGTATTGCCACCTGGTGTTACCAATCCATACAATTCACCATTtctcaattttcatcaatcatcaacaaatccaaatcttgtaatgaaaaaatttggtgTTCGATTtcccaataataataataataataacaataataatgttcgtACGACAATTAGTACTTCACAAGCAAAATTATATCGtccacaatcattatcaccgGTACGAAAATCatctgcatcatcatcatcatcatcaacaacagcaacaacgacgacgaccacAACGATGAAACcgataaaatcatcaatgtctATTTCGAATCAATCGCCATCAAAATCTGTGTTACTACAATCTGGTGGATTTGTACCGATTGTAACTTCTAATGgccaaaataaatataatcaaCGTATATCATGGCCATCATTgacaatgaaatcaaaatcaaggaataaattcaataataatggtcatcTTTTATTACCGGATATCGGTTTCGGTAGCGAAGATATTCTGCGTATTCGTCCAGTTGATTCAATGACCACGACAACGGCTACAACGATGACCACTACGACAACATCGACTACTACTATGgcaccaccacaacaattACCAATGATGACTACAATgacaccaccattattattgaaacaatttaatCATACTCATGGTCATGATCATAATTTGGAGAGACCATCAAATAGTTTTGTTGATCGTAAAGTATTTTCTTCACTTGAG tATTCAAATGGTTTCACAACACAAAATGACGATACGGATGATTTGGATTCTGATTCTAAACCATTACAgatattacaatcatcagcatcatcattggtgccaaaatttcatcatttacaatcatcatcatcatcatcattaaaatccAATAATGTAACCATTGATCAGATGATATTAATGGATGTTATGCGAATGATTGCAAGAgatttgcaacaacaaccaccaccaccatcatcatcattatcatcatcaatgccatcacattcaacatcatcgttatcatcattggccaATGTAGACATTATAAGAACACGAAGACAatcataa